Part of the Vicinamibacteria bacterium genome, TCGGAGTAGAGGGCGAAGTTGGTCCCGGCGCCATCGTAGGTGGCTCCGAGGGGATAAGGCTCACCCGGCCAGATTTCGTTCATAAGCTTGTTAGTCTCCCAGGGTTTGTACCGGCAATCCCATGCGCCCGACGACCGGTCTCCTCAAGCTTCGCCCTGGTCTGGTAGCTTCTCCCTACAATAGACCGCAAACGAACGCGCCGGCAGTGAGAGCTCGGCCTCACCCTCCGAATCGAGCGTTTCGGGGAGGTCGCTCCCGGGTCCCTGCCATTTCGCCTCGGCCGAATCGAACGCCTTGACCCACCTGCCTTCCGGCAGAGGAACCATTAGCGGAATGGGTTCTTGGCCGAAGTGGAACATCATCCAGGCGCGGCGGTCCCGGAGGGTCAGCAAGGCGTTTCGAGCCTCGAAACAGATGGTGTCGTCCATGCCGATGGCAAGGAGCCTCCACCTGAGCCCCAGAAGCTCTCGATACAGCTCGTGCACTAGGGCGTGGCGTCCCTGGACGCGCAGCTCGTGATTCAGCACCGAGCGTCGGAACGCTTCTTCGCTCTGAGGGTCGGGGACCTCGCCCTTCCAATCGAAGCTTCGAAACTCGTCGCGGCGGCCCTCGCGCACCGCCTTCCTGAGCTCGGGATCACCGTGGCTGACGAAGTACTGGAACGGCGCCGTCTCGCCGTACTCCTGGCCCATGAATATCAGCGGGACGAAGGGAGACATAAGCAAGACGCCCGCTGCGAGCTTCTCGCTCTCGAAGTCGACGATGGCGCCGAGGCGCTCGCCAAACATCCGGTTCCCGATTTGATCGTGGTTTTGTACCGAGACGACGATGTGTTGCCGCTCGAGGTCGGTCACCGGCCGCCCGTGTCGGCGCTTTCGGTAACGAGAGTACTCGCCGGCGTACGTCATCCCCCGCTCCCAGGCGCGGGCGAGATGTTCCACCTTACCGAAGTCCTCGTAGTATCCGTTCGTTTCTCCGGTGAGGAGGACATGCGTCGCGTGGTGCAGGTCGTCGCACCACATGCTATCGAGACCAAAGCCGCCGAGAGCCGTGCTGCGAACGAGCCGCGGGTCGTTGAGATCGCTCTCGGCGATGACGGCTACCCTGCGCCCGACACGCTCGCCGAGCGCGTGCACCTCGGCGGCGAGCTCCTCGAGAAACGGCTTCGCCGATCGGTCCAGAATCGCATGGACGGCGTCGAGACGGAGCCCGTCGATGTGGAATTCGCCGATCCACTGGAGCGCATTCTCGATGAAATAGCGGCGAACCCCTTCGCTCTCGGGTCCGTCGAAGTTGATGGCCGCCCCCCACGGAGTCCGGTAAACGTCGGTGAAGTAAGGCCCGTAATCTCCGAGGATGTTACCCTCGGGGCCGAGATGGTTGTAGACCACGTCCAGAACGACCGCCAATCCCCGCCGGTGGCAGGCATCGACCAGGCGCTGCAGGCCTCGCGGGCCACCATAAGAGGCTTGCACCGCGAAGGGGAAGACGCCGTCGTAGCCCCAGTTTCGCGATCCGGGAAACTGCGCGACCGGCATGATCTCGACGACGGTTATGCCGAGCTCCCGCAGCCGGTCGAGATGACCGACGACTGCGTCGAAGGTTCCGTCGGTGGTGAAGGTTCCCACGTGAAGCTCATAGAGCACACAGCTCGACGTTGGGTAACCCACCCAGCCACGGTCGGTCCACTCGAAGCCGAGGTCGAGGACCTCGGAGGCGCCGTGAACGCCCTCAGGCTGGAAGCGAGACGCGGGATCGGGCCTATCCTTTCCGTCCGCTAGCCGGTATAAGTAACGGGTGCCGGCAGGCACCCGTTCGAATACCGCTTGGTGGTAGCCGAGATCATCGCGCTCGAGCGCGCGAGGGTGCGACTCGCCCTCGACGAATAGCTCGACACGAGCCTGTTCCGGCGCCCATACCGAGAAATGGCACCGCTCTCCGTCGACCGGCGTCGCTCCCAGCCGCCGTCGACTCATTCGACCTCGTCCGCTTTGAGGTAGAGCACTCCGAGAGGCGGCAGCACGAGATTGAGTGAGAATCGGCGACCATGCCACGGAACTGGTGAGGCTTCCACTCTCCCGAAGTTTCCGTGACCACTGCCGCCGTACTCCTTGGCGTCGGTATTGACGAGCTCTTTCCAGCCGCCGAGGTGGTCCACGCCGATGCGGAAATTGTCTCGGGGAACCGGCGTGAAATTACAGACCACCGCGACCGCCCCCCGGTCCTCCGCGCCGTGACGTGAGAAGGCGAGCACGCTCTGCTCGGCATCGTTCGCGTCAATCCACCGAAAACCGCGGCTGTCGCAGTCGAGCTCGTGAAGCGCGGGCTCGGTACGATAAAGGCGATTCAGCTGGGAAACCAGATCCTGGATTCCCCGATGGCGATCGTATCGGAGCAGGTGCCACTCGACGCTGCCGTCATGCTGCCATTCGCCCCACTGGGCAATCTCGCCACCCATGAAGAGAAGCTTCTTTCCCGGAAGTGCGTACATGTACGCGAACAGGAGCCTCAGGTTCGCGAACTTCTGCCACTCGTCACCGGGCATTTTTCCTAGCAACGATCCCTTTCCGTGCACGACCTCGTCGTGCGAAAGCGGAAGGACGAAGTTCTCTTGAAACGCATACAGAGACCGGAAGGTGAGGTCTTGATGGTGGTACTTGCGATGAACAGGTGCCTTGCTCATGTAGCGGAGCGTGTCGTGCATCCAGCCCATATCCCACTTCAAACCGAATCCCAGGCCGCCGAGGTAGGTGGGGCGGGAGACCATCGGCCAGGCCGTCGACTCCTCGGCGATCGTCTGCACGTCGGGATGCTCCTCGTAGACAGTCTCGTTGAAACGGCGCAGCAGGCGAACCGCACCCAGGTTCTCACGACCTCCGTACTCGTTCGGGATCCACTCTCCCTCCTTGCGTGAGTAGTCCAGGTAGAGCATGGATGCCACACCGTCCACGCGCAGCCCATCCGCGTGGTATCGATCGAGCCAGAACATCGCGCTCGAGAGAAGGAAGCTCTGCACCTCGTTACGGCTGTAGTTGAAGATGAAGCTGTCCCAGTCGGGATGGATGCCTTGCCTGGGGTCGGCGTGCTCGTAGAGGTGGGTGCCATCGAAGTAACCGAGCCCGAACTCGTCCTTGGGAAAATGCGCCGGAACCCAATCGAGGATGACGCCGATACCTGCTCGATGGAGCGCATCCAGAAGGAACATGAGTTCGTGAGGCGTCCCAAATCGGCTCGATGGCGCGAAGTAGGCGGTGACCTGGTAGCCCCAGGAGCCGAAGAACGGATGCTCCATCACCGGAAGAAGCTCCACATGGGTGAATCCCATCTTGGTGACGTAGTCGATCAGTTTCGGCGCCAGCTCCCGGTAGCCGAGGGAGCGGTGCCCTTCATCAGGGACTCTCATCCAGGAGCCGAGGTGGACCTCGTAGATCGAAGTGGGGGCGCCGAGCTTGTTGGCCTCACCCCTCCGGCTCATCCATTCCTCATCCTGCCACCGATAGGACAGATCGGTAATCGCAGAAGCCGACCTGGGCGGAATCTCCTGGGCGAAGCCGAAGGGATCGGCCTTGTCGACCACGTAGCCCCGGTGTCGCGAGCGGATGTGGTACTTGTAGAGCTGCCCCACGACCGCACCTGGCACGAAGCCCTCCCAGATCCCGGAAGAGCCACGCTCAGCGAGCGGGGTCCGCTCTCGGTCCCATCCGTTGAACTCTCCGATCACCGAGACAGCGGCCGCGTTGGGCGCCCAGACGGCGAAGTAAGTGCCACGAGCTTTGTCTACGGTGTGCGGGTGAGCTCCCAGCTTGTCATAGAGGCGACAATGCGTACCCTCGTTGAAGAGGTGGATATCGAGGTCGGTAAGAAGGGACCACAGCGGCTGCTCGACGTCCGTAAGCTCCGAGACCTCTTGCGATCGATTGGGAGTCGATCGGGGGGGGCGACTCGGTTTGGTCATGAGACTCTTCTCCTCTCTCGGTCGATTCGGTGGAGAAGCGCGCCCACGTCAGGTAACGTCGGCAACGCCTCGATCGGATACCTCATCTTCCGTCGCCAGTTGGGTCTCTCCTGCGCGGTCCCGGGAACGTTCTGCGATTCTTCCTCGAGCCAGAGGTCCTCCAGGGTAACCAGCAAGATGGCTGCCGGGCTCGAAGCGTAGGCTTCGAGGAGCGCAGCGAGGATGTCGAAGGTATCGGATCGGTCAGGGGCGAGTCGACCGCTGGCCACGAGTCGTTCGATCAACACCGCCCGCGCCGCCT contains:
- the treZ gene encoding malto-oligosyltrehalose trehalohydrolase, with the translated sequence MSRRRLGATPVDGERCHFSVWAPEQARVELFVEGESHPRALERDDLGYHQAVFERVPAGTRYLYRLADGKDRPDPASRFQPEGVHGASEVLDLGFEWTDRGWVGYPTSSCVLYELHVGTFTTDGTFDAVVGHLDRLRELGITVVEIMPVAQFPGSRNWGYDGVFPFAVQASYGGPRGLQRLVDACHRRGLAVVLDVVYNHLGPEGNILGDYGPYFTDVYRTPWGAAINFDGPESEGVRRYFIENALQWIGEFHIDGLRLDAVHAILDRSAKPFLEELAAEVHALGERVGRRVAVIAESDLNDPRLVRSTALGGFGLDSMWCDDLHHATHVLLTGETNGYYEDFGKVEHLARAWERGMTYAGEYSRYRKRRHGRPVTDLERQHIVVSVQNHDQIGNRMFGERLGAIVDFESEKLAAGVLLMSPFVPLIFMGQEYGETAPFQYFVSHGDPELRKAVREGRRDEFRSFDWKGEVPDPQSEEAFRRSVLNHELRVQGRHALVHELYRELLGLRWRLLAIGMDDTICFEARNALLTLRDRRAWMMFHFGQEPIPLMVPLPEGRWVKAFDSAEAKWQGPGSDLPETLDSEGEAELSLPARSFAVYCREKLPDQGEA
- the glgB gene encoding 1,4-alpha-glucan branching protein GlgB; this encodes MTKPSRPPRSTPNRSQEVSELTDVEQPLWSLLTDLDIHLFNEGTHCRLYDKLGAHPHTVDKARGTYFAVWAPNAAAVSVIGEFNGWDRERTPLAERGSSGIWEGFVPGAVVGQLYKYHIRSRHRGYVVDKADPFGFAQEIPPRSASAITDLSYRWQDEEWMSRRGEANKLGAPTSIYEVHLGSWMRVPDEGHRSLGYRELAPKLIDYVTKMGFTHVELLPVMEHPFFGSWGYQVTAYFAPSSRFGTPHELMFLLDALHRAGIGVILDWVPAHFPKDEFGLGYFDGTHLYEHADPRQGIHPDWDSFIFNYSRNEVQSFLLSSAMFWLDRYHADGLRVDGVASMLYLDYSRKEGEWIPNEYGGRENLGAVRLLRRFNETVYEEHPDVQTIAEESTAWPMVSRPTYLGGLGFGLKWDMGWMHDTLRYMSKAPVHRKYHHQDLTFRSLYAFQENFVLPLSHDEVVHGKGSLLGKMPGDEWQKFANLRLLFAYMYALPGKKLLFMGGEIAQWGEWQHDGSVEWHLLRYDRHRGIQDLVSQLNRLYRTEPALHELDCDSRGFRWIDANDAEQSVLAFSRHGAEDRGAVAVVCNFTPVPRDNFRIGVDHLGGWKELVNTDAKEYGGSGHGNFGRVEASPVPWHGRRFSLNLVLPPLGVLYLKADEVE